Proteins encoded by one window of Modestobacter marinus:
- a CDS encoding AraC family transcriptional regulator, with protein MDPVAALLGGPHARGAFLLRSVLRPPWSMRIADEAPLTVLTVLRGSACVVLAGDRTVPVPAGDVVLLRGPEPYTVADDPATPPQVRVGPGQVCTPVDGAPGDRMAGLGGRSWGNDAAGSTVLLTGTYPAPGAVGERLVRALPELVVVPADAGTRAVTELLATEIDRDAAGQSAVLDRLLDVLLVSALRTWAARPDAGAPGWYLAAGDPVVGPALALLHDRPAEPWTVAALATAVGVARATLARRFTDLVGEPPMSYLTGWRIALATDLLRDPGLTLTTIARRVGYASPFALSAAYKRATGVSPAVHRSTLVG; from the coding sequence ATGGACCCGGTCGCCGCGCTGCTGGGCGGGCCGCACGCCCGCGGCGCCTTCCTGTTGCGCTCGGTGCTGCGGCCACCCTGGTCGATGCGGATCGCCGACGAGGCCCCGCTGACCGTGCTCACCGTGCTGCGGGGGTCCGCCTGCGTCGTCCTCGCCGGCGACCGGACCGTGCCGGTGCCGGCCGGGGACGTGGTCCTGCTGCGCGGTCCGGAGCCGTACACGGTGGCCGACGACCCGGCGACGCCGCCGCAGGTGCGGGTCGGCCCCGGCCAGGTGTGCACGCCCGTCGACGGGGCCCCCGGCGACCGGATGGCCGGTCTGGGCGGGCGGTCGTGGGGCAACGACGCGGCCGGCTCGACGGTGCTGCTCACCGGCACCTACCCCGCACCGGGTGCGGTGGGCGAGCGGCTGGTGCGCGCCCTGCCCGAGCTGGTCGTGGTCCCCGCCGACGCGGGCACCCGGGCGGTGACCGAGCTGCTCGCCACCGAGATCGACCGGGACGCCGCCGGGCAGTCCGCGGTGCTCGACCGGCTCCTCGACGTCCTGCTGGTGTCGGCGCTGCGCACCTGGGCGGCCCGACCGGACGCCGGCGCCCCGGGCTGGTACCTGGCCGCCGGCGACCCGGTGGTGGGACCCGCGCTGGCCCTGCTCCACGACCGGCCGGCCGAGCCGTGGACGGTCGCCGCGCTGGCGACCGCGGTCGGGGTCGCCCGGGCGACCCTCGCCCGCCGGTTCACCGACCTGGTCGGCGAGCCGCCGATGAGCTACCTGACCGGCTGGCGGATCGCGCTGGCCACCGACCTGCTCCGCGACCCCGGCCTCACCCTCACCACCATCGCCCGGCGGGTCGGTTACGCCAGCCCCTTCGCGCTGAGCGCCGCGTACAAGCGGGCGACCGGCGTCAGCCCGGCCGTCCACCGGTCCACCCTGGTGGGCTGA
- a CDS encoding DUF1772 domain-containing protein — MSGERPLVVVATIGSGLVAGAFAVFSLMVVPALTALPGAAGATAMQSVNRAAIRPGFMTLLFGTALVCLVLGGVELAGQRRPALLTGVALYLFGVVGVTVLANVPLNDALARLDAAAPGAAEEWRANAGRWTRWNTVRSLAATGAATALVLVTAD; from the coding sequence GTGAGCGGGGAGCGGCCGCTGGTGGTGGTCGCGACGATCGGGTCGGGGCTGGTGGCCGGGGCCTTCGCCGTCTTCAGCCTGATGGTGGTTCCCGCGCTGACCGCCCTGCCCGGGGCGGCCGGGGCGACGGCCATGCAGTCGGTCAACCGGGCGGCGATCCGTCCGGGGTTCATGACGCTGCTCTTCGGCACGGCGCTGGTCTGCCTGGTGCTGGGTGGGGTCGAGCTCGCGGGGCAGCGCCGGCCGGCCTTGCTGACCGGGGTCGCGCTGTACCTGTTCGGCGTCGTCGGGGTCACCGTGCTGGCGAACGTCCCGCTCAACGACGCGCTGGCCCGGCTGGACGCCGCGGCACCGGGTGCGGCGGAGGAGTGGCGGGCGAACGCCGGCCGCTGGACCCGGTGGAACACCGTGCGCTCGCTCGCCGCCACGGGGGCGGCGACGGCCCTCGTGCTGGTGACGGCCGACTGA
- a CDS encoding ABC transporter ATP-binding protein has product MTAPTTQRPADGTPERGEPILSVRGLEKHFPIKGGGLIKRTVGAVRAVDGIDLDLYPGEVLGLVGESGCGKSTTGRAILNLQPATGGSVVFQGRELVGLDRKQMRPLRRDIQLVFQDPYASLNPRLPVFDIVAEPMIIHGLTKDEDELRSRVRELVETVGLNPEHTNRYPAEFSGGQRQRIGIARALALQPKVLVLDEPVSALDVSIQAGVINLLEDLKASLGLSYLFIAHDLSVVRHISDRVAVMYLGRIIEIADQETLFSRPAHPYTQALLSAIPLPDPRRERARQRIIITGDVPSPANPPSGCRFRTRCQKFANELTDGQREMCLTVDPKLEDRGAGHLNACHYAEAKSVL; this is encoded by the coding sequence ATGACCGCCCCCACCACCCAGCGGCCCGCCGACGGCACGCCCGAGCGCGGTGAGCCGATCTTGTCGGTCCGTGGTCTGGAGAAGCACTTCCCGATCAAGGGCGGCGGCCTGATCAAGCGGACCGTCGGCGCGGTCCGTGCCGTCGACGGCATCGACCTGGACCTCTACCCCGGTGAGGTGCTCGGCCTGGTCGGCGAGTCCGGGTGCGGCAAGTCCACCACCGGGCGCGCCATCCTCAACCTCCAGCCGGCGACCGGCGGCTCGGTCGTGTTCCAGGGGCGGGAGCTCGTCGGCCTCGACCGCAAGCAGATGCGCCCGCTGCGCCGGGACATCCAGCTGGTCTTCCAGGACCCGTACGCCTCGCTGAACCCGCGGCTGCCGGTCTTCGACATCGTCGCCGAGCCCATGATCATCCACGGGCTGACCAAGGACGAGGACGAGCTCCGCTCGCGGGTGCGGGAGCTGGTGGAGACCGTCGGGCTGAACCCCGAGCACACCAACCGCTACCCCGCCGAGTTCTCCGGGGGGCAGCGGCAGCGCATCGGGATCGCCCGGGCGCTGGCCCTGCAGCCCAAGGTGCTCGTCCTCGACGAGCCGGTGTCGGCGCTGGACGTCTCCATCCAGGCCGGCGTCATCAACCTGCTCGAGGACCTCAAGGCCAGCCTGGGGCTGAGCTACCTGTTCATCGCCCACGACCTGTCGGTGGTCCGGCACATCTCCGACCGGGTCGCGGTCATGTACCTGGGGCGGATCATCGAGATCGCCGACCAGGAGACGCTGTTCAGCCGACCGGCGCACCCGTACACGCAAGCGCTGCTGTCGGCGATCCCGCTGCCCGACCCGCGCCGCGAGCGCGCCCGGCAGCGGATCATCATCACCGGCGACGTCCCCAGCCCGGCCAACCCGCCGTCGGGGTGCCGCTTCCGCACCCGGTGCCAGAAGTTCGCCAACGAGCTGACCGACGGCCAGCGCGAGATGTGCCTGACCGTCGACCCCAAGCTCGAGGACCGCGGCGCCGGTCACCTCAACGCCTGCCACTACGCGGAGGCCAAGTCGGTGTTGTGA
- a CDS encoding GNAT family N-acetyltransferase, with protein MGQRRSPLGVPELELLAARGWQALEEERLGDWLLRAGGGFTGRANSALVVGDPGVPLPEAVAAVARWYDERGLRPAAQLPGVQSRRADAAFDAAGWTRDEDVLVLTAPLGRPAEPAVPVDLSPTPDDAWLAGYRHQGAALPPVARRVLTSAPDVVFASVRLAPEPAPLAAVARGALTDGWLGVTAVTVAEEHRRRGLATAVMAALGRWAAERGAHSVYLQVTAGNAPARALYRQAGFIEHHRYHYRRGPA; from the coding sequence ATGGGACAGCGGCGCTCACCCCTGGGGGTACCGGAGCTGGAACTGCTGGCCGCCCGCGGCTGGCAGGCCCTGGAGGAGGAGCGGCTGGGCGACTGGCTGCTGCGCGCCGGCGGCGGCTTCACCGGCCGGGCCAACTCGGCCCTGGTCGTCGGTGACCCCGGGGTGCCGCTGCCCGAGGCGGTGGCCGCCGTCGCCCGCTGGTACGACGAGCGGGGGCTCCGGCCGGCCGCCCAGCTGCCCGGCGTGCAGTCCCGGCGTGCCGACGCGGCCTTCGACGCCGCCGGGTGGACCCGGGACGAGGACGTGCTGGTGCTCACCGCCCCGCTCGGCCGGCCGGCCGAGCCGGCCGTCCCGGTCGACCTCTCCCCCACCCCGGACGACGCCTGGCTGGCCGGCTACCGGCACCAGGGGGCGGCGCTGCCGCCGGTCGCCCGCCGGGTGCTCACCTCCGCCCCGGACGTCGTCTTCGCCTCCGTGCGGCTCGCCCCGGAGCCCGCGCCCCTGGCGGCGGTCGCCCGGGGGGCGCTGACCGACGGCTGGCTGGGGGTCACCGCGGTCACCGTGGCCGAGGAGCACCGGCGCCGCGGGCTGGCCACCGCCGTGATGGCCGCGCTGGGACGGTGGGCGGCCGAACGGGGCGCGCACTCGGTGTACCTGCAGGTCACCGCGGGCAACGCCCCGGCCCGGGCGCTCTACCGGCAGGCGGGGTTCATCGAGCACCACCGCTACCACTACCGGCGCGGGCCGGCCTGA
- a CDS encoding NAD(P)H-binding protein, with protein sequence MTAQTILVTGGTGTTGSRITARLRARGVDARVASRSSACRLDWAEPGTWAPALAGAGAVYLAYAPDLAVPGSDQVLAAFTRTAAAAGVRRVVLLSGRGEPAAQQAELAVRAAADAAGLSWTVLRCSWFVQNFTEGQFADAVRAGELALPVADVVEPFVDAEDIAEVAVAALLDDGHAGRTHELTGPRALTFAEAVAGVAAATGRPACFRTVPFPAYAAELAAAGVPDDVIGLLNHLFTEVLDGRNAAPADGVQQALGRPATDLASAVRRSVGSWV encoded by the coding sequence ATGACCGCACAGACGATCCTCGTGACCGGCGGCACCGGCACCACCGGCAGCCGCATCACCGCCCGCCTCCGTGCCCGGGGCGTCGACGCCCGGGTGGCCTCCCGCAGCAGCGCCTGCCGCCTGGACTGGGCCGAGCCCGGTACCTGGGCACCGGCCCTGGCCGGCGCCGGGGCGGTCTACCTCGCCTACGCCCCCGACCTCGCCGTGCCCGGCTCGGACCAGGTGCTCGCCGCGTTCACCCGGACCGCCGCCGCGGCCGGGGTGCGCCGGGTTGTGCTGCTGTCCGGGCGCGGCGAGCCGGCCGCCCAGCAGGCCGAGCTGGCGGTGCGGGCCGCCGCCGACGCTGCCGGGCTGAGCTGGACGGTGCTGCGCTGCAGCTGGTTCGTGCAGAACTTCACCGAGGGCCAGTTCGCCGACGCCGTGCGCGCCGGTGAGCTCGCGCTGCCCGTGGCCGACGTCGTCGAGCCGTTCGTGGACGCCGAGGACATCGCCGAGGTGGCCGTCGCCGCCCTGCTGGACGACGGCCACGCCGGGCGGACCCACGAGCTGACCGGCCCCCGGGCGCTCACCTTCGCCGAGGCGGTCGCCGGGGTCGCGGCGGCGACCGGCCGGCCGGCGTGCTTCCGCACGGTGCCGTTCCCGGCCTACGCCGCGGAGCTGGCCGCCGCCGGGGTGCCCGACGACGTGATCGGGTTGCTGAATCACCTGTTCACCGAGGTGCTCGACGGGCGGAACGCCGCTCCCGCCGACGGGGTGCAGCAGGCGCTCGGCCGGCCGGCCACCGACCTCGCCTCCGCCGTCCGCCGCAGCGTCGGGAGCTGGGTGTGA
- the dapC gene encoding succinyldiaminopimelate transaminase, with amino-acid sequence MSAVRLPDFPWDSLGPARARAAEHPGGAVDLSIGTPVDPTPTLLGEALAAAGDAPGYPTALGTVDVRQAAAGWLSRRLGVRLADPLGAVPSVVPTVGSKELVALLPTLLGLSGTGTVLIPEVAYPTYEVGAVVAGLSVQRTDSPPAEPGDAVLVWLNSPGNPHGRVLTDDELRAWVAWGRAHGVPVVADECYVELGWEGVRPRSVLHPDVAGPDHAGLLAVHSLSKQSTAAGYRAGLLSGDPALVRRVWEVRRHLGLLVPTPVQAAMAAALADDAHVDAQRERYRSRRDRLAPAVRAAGARIDHSEAGLYLWVTRDEDCWATIDWLAGLGIVAAPGSFYGPAGSRHVRLALTATDERIDAAVERLTA; translated from the coding sequence CTGAGCGCGGTCCGGCTGCCGGACTTCCCCTGGGACTCGCTGGGTCCTGCGCGCGCTCGCGCCGCTGAGCACCCCGGTGGTGCCGTCGACCTGTCGATCGGCACGCCGGTCGACCCGACGCCGACCCTGCTGGGGGAGGCCCTGGCGGCAGCCGGGGACGCCCCGGGGTACCCGACGGCGCTGGGCACCGTGGACGTGCGGCAGGCGGCGGCCGGCTGGCTCTCGCGCCGGCTCGGCGTCCGGCTGGCCGACCCGCTGGGGGCCGTGCCGTCGGTGGTCCCGACGGTGGGCTCCAAGGAGCTCGTCGCGCTCCTGCCGACCCTGCTGGGGCTGTCGGGCACCGGGACGGTGCTGATCCCCGAGGTCGCCTACCCGACCTACGAGGTGGGTGCCGTCGTGGCCGGGCTCTCGGTGCAGCGCACCGACAGCCCGCCGGCCGAGCCGGGGGACGCCGTCCTGGTCTGGCTGAACTCGCCGGGCAACCCGCACGGCCGGGTGCTCACCGACGACGAGCTCCGGGCCTGGGTGGCCTGGGGCCGGGCGCACGGCGTGCCGGTCGTGGCCGACGAGTGCTACGTCGAGCTGGGCTGGGAGGGCGTCCGGCCGCGGTCCGTGCTGCACCCGGACGTCGCCGGACCGGACCACGCCGGTCTGCTGGCCGTCCACTCGCTGTCCAAGCAGTCGACCGCCGCGGGCTACCGCGCCGGCCTGCTGTCGGGTGACCCGGCGCTGGTCCGCCGGGTGTGGGAGGTCCGCCGGCACCTCGGCCTGCTGGTGCCCACCCCGGTGCAGGCGGCGATGGCCGCGGCGCTGGCCGACGACGCGCACGTGGACGCCCAGCGGGAGCGCTACCGGTCCCGCCGGGACCGGCTGGCGCCGGCCGTGCGGGCCGCCGGCGCGCGGATCGACCACTCCGAGGCGGGGCTGTACCTGTGGGTCACCCGCGACGAGGACTGCTGGGCGACGATCGACTGGCTCGCCGGGCTGGGCATCGTCGCCGCACCTGGCAGCTTCTACGGTCCGGCCGGGAGCCGGCACGTCCGGCTGGCGCTCACCGCCACCGACGAGCGGATCGACGCCGCCGTGGAGCGCCTGACCGCCTGA
- the dapD gene encoding 2,3,4,5-tetrahydropyridine-2,6-dicarboxylate N-succinyltransferase gives MTTAAETTGANGVGIATLTADGTVLDTWFPSPTLSGADQGESGTQQIGVLELEGLLGPDFSGLVRSDEARGVRSVAVSTTIADLSAPPVDAHDVYLRLHLLSARLVRPHGINMDGVFGLLANVAWTSAGPVLATELDAARARLRSAAGHLTVFGVDKFPRMVDYVVPSGVRIADADRVRLGAHLAEGTTVMHEGFVNFNAGTLGPSMVEGRISAGVVVGADSDVGGGASIMGTLSGGGKQVISIGKGCLLGANAGIGISLGDGCVVEAGCYVTAGSKVQLPDGTSIKAGELSGRDGLLFRRNSLSGALEALPRDGDWGALNAALHAN, from the coding sequence ACCACCGGCGCGAACGGCGTCGGCATCGCCACCCTCACCGCCGACGGGACGGTGCTCGACACCTGGTTCCCCTCCCCCACGCTCAGCGGGGCCGACCAGGGCGAGAGCGGCACCCAGCAGATCGGGGTGCTGGAGCTGGAGGGGCTGCTCGGCCCCGACTTCTCCGGGCTGGTGCGCAGCGACGAGGCCCGTGGCGTGCGGTCGGTCGCCGTCTCCACCACCATCGCCGACCTCTCGGCCCCGCCGGTCGACGCCCACGACGTCTACCTGCGCCTGCACCTGCTCTCCGCCCGGCTGGTCCGGCCGCACGGCATCAACATGGACGGCGTCTTCGGGCTGCTGGCCAACGTCGCCTGGACCAGCGCCGGACCGGTGCTCGCCACCGAGCTCGACGCGGCGCGCGCCCGGCTCCGTTCCGCCGCCGGGCACCTGACCGTCTTCGGGGTCGACAAGTTCCCGCGGATGGTCGACTACGTCGTCCCCTCGGGGGTGCGGATCGCCGACGCCGACCGAGTGCGGCTGGGCGCCCACCTCGCCGAGGGCACCACGGTCATGCACGAGGGCTTCGTCAACTTCAACGCCGGCACGCTGGGCCCCTCGATGGTGGAGGGCCGGATCAGCGCCGGGGTCGTCGTGGGCGCCGACTCCGACGTCGGCGGTGGGGCGTCGATCATGGGCACCCTCTCCGGGGGTGGCAAGCAGGTCATCTCGATCGGCAAGGGCTGCCTGCTGGGCGCCAACGCCGGCATCGGGATCTCCCTCGGCGACGGCTGCGTGGTCGAGGCCGGCTGCTACGTGACCGCCGGGTCGAAGGTGCAGCTCCCCGACGGGACGTCGATCAAGGCCGGCGAGCTCTCCGGGCGCGACGGTCTGCTGTTCCGCCGCAACTCCCTGAGCGGCGCGCTCGAGGCGCTCCCTCGCGACGGCGACTGGGGCGCGCTGAACGCGGCACTGCACGCCAACTGA
- the mshB gene encoding N-acetyl-1-D-myo-inositol-2-amino-2-deoxy-alpha-D-glucopyranoside deacetylase: protein MTAPRRLLLVHAHPDDETINNGATMARYVAEGAQVTLLTCTLGEEGEVLVPELAQLAADQADQLGGYRIGELAAAMAALGVTDWRFLGGAGRYRDSGMMGTPPNDAPRSFWRADLDEAVAHAVAVVREVRPQVLVTYDENGGYGHPDHIQAHRVAMGAVQAAADPGYRADLGPAWQVAKIYWNAMPRSVVQRGIDALTALGEASPFAVPAGLDEVPFAVADDVVTTEVDARDHAARKEAAMRAHRTQLTVDGPFFALSNDLGQEVLATEHYRLVRGERGPAGPGPQGWEDDLFAGLPG, encoded by the coding sequence GTGACTGCTCCGCGGCGGCTTCTGCTCGTGCACGCCCATCCTGACGACGAGACGATCAACAACGGCGCCACGATGGCCCGGTACGTCGCCGAGGGGGCGCAGGTCACGCTGCTCACCTGCACGCTGGGCGAGGAGGGCGAGGTGCTCGTGCCCGAGCTCGCCCAGCTGGCCGCCGACCAGGCCGACCAGCTCGGCGGGTACCGGATCGGTGAGCTGGCCGCGGCGATGGCCGCGCTCGGCGTCACCGACTGGCGGTTCCTCGGTGGGGCGGGCCGGTACCGGGACTCCGGGATGATGGGGACCCCGCCGAACGACGCCCCGCGCTCCTTCTGGCGAGCCGACCTGGACGAGGCGGTGGCGCACGCGGTCGCCGTCGTCCGTGAGGTGCGCCCGCAGGTGCTGGTCACCTACGACGAGAACGGCGGCTACGGGCACCCCGACCACATCCAGGCGCACCGGGTCGCGATGGGTGCGGTGCAGGCGGCCGCCGACCCCGGCTACCGGGCCGACCTCGGACCGGCCTGGCAGGTGGCGAAGATCTACTGGAACGCCATGCCGCGTTCGGTCGTGCAACGGGGCATCGACGCGCTGACCGCCCTGGGGGAGGCCTCGCCCTTCGCGGTCCCGGCCGGCCTGGACGAGGTCCCGTTCGCGGTCGCCGACGACGTCGTCACCACCGAGGTCGACGCCCGGGACCACGCCGCACGCAAGGAGGCCGCGATGCGCGCCCACCGGACGCAGCTGACCGTGGACGGCCCGTTCTTCGCGCTGTCGAACGACCTGGGCCAGGAGGTGCTGGCCACCGAGCACTACCGGCTGGTGCGCGGCGAGCGGGGCCCGGCCGGGCCCGGCCCGCAGGGCTGGGAGGACGACCTGTTCGCCGGGCTGCCCGGGTGA
- a CDS encoding bifunctional diguanylate cyclase/phosphodiesterase, which translates to MSEVGTSGDGAQGRGGPPSPYDAVAALEQLLLRLQRSSGASRVAVWVHEASTGVAVPFRQVRAGEPVGQVPAADRVPLSLDRSPVLSAVIGERRTLNMTLDDAPQSLADEAGSYGVRSAHGEPLLVGDEVVGALIIEPAAAASASQLRHATPRLALALRAAWTRRSEQRRLAQAEVLLGLIERAALARSMDQLLSSACEQLAALGEVHRACVFLLEDGVLVPRMASYADGRRGPDDWTPLCQAPEPLRLADEVLRTGRPLSADRDSSLLTGWWVDAFGMASALAVPLGRSPQLSGVLTLDSPSIQPFSEDVRRLAAAAGAHLGGVIEQARATESRAASLRTARAVRQLLVDGASVTGVAEAAEVLATVLRGLAGTERSAAFLLDDAGRLAEVRHVGWSAENVGVVRDRLVGRDVADVRLWRLTARDRRPVFVPDAVASDLLDADLVQALALSSYVSVPLLSGDRLHGIVVTGSSSGTGEWSPALRQAVEQVVLEGALVVQNAELRAVEQLRVQQLALEAHNDPLTGLANRRRFTEELERTVYATPARSCAVLMIDLDRFKEVNDSFGHSVGDELLRLVGPRLEEPLGPADLLARMGGDEFAVLLPDADAERAQQVADRLGAALRAAFVLDGMSLHVDASIGIAVCPDHGRDRSLLLARADTAMYSAKRARDGSQVWTPDGATDPRDRLQTLEELRGALDSDQLVPHYQPQLDLRSGQVTGVEALVRWAHPERGLLAPDTFLGLAEQAGLMRRLALRVLERSLRDLQGWRAAGHDLSVAVNLSVSNLADVALPDQVAMLLEATGVPAAALTLEITEDVLMADAARSSQVLAGLRALGVRLSIDDYGTGYSSLTYLRALPVHELKLDRSFVGQLTSDVRSAAIVRSTLQLGRDLGMTIVVEGVEDAAALAVLREWRCDVAQGYHVARPMAAEDVLDWLAARLPTPAAPLPG; encoded by the coding sequence GTGTCAGAGGTCGGGACGTCCGGGGACGGAGCGCAGGGCCGCGGCGGCCCGCCCTCGCCGTACGACGCCGTCGCAGCCCTCGAGCAGCTCCTGCTCCGGTTGCAGCGCAGCTCCGGCGCCAGCCGGGTGGCCGTCTGGGTGCACGAGGCCAGCACCGGCGTCGCCGTCCCGTTCCGCCAGGTCCGCGCCGGCGAGCCGGTCGGCCAGGTGCCGGCCGCCGACCGGGTGCCGCTGTCCCTGGACCGCTCACCCGTGCTCTCCGCCGTGATCGGCGAGCGCCGCACGCTGAACATGACCCTCGACGACGCCCCGCAGTCCCTCGCCGACGAGGCCGGCAGCTACGGCGTGCGCTCCGCCCACGGCGAGCCGCTCCTGGTGGGCGACGAGGTCGTCGGCGCCCTCATCATCGAACCGGCCGCGGCGGCCTCGGCGTCCCAGCTCCGGCACGCGACGCCGCGACTGGCCCTGGCCCTGCGGGCGGCCTGGACGCGACGGTCGGAGCAGCGCCGGCTCGCCCAGGCCGAGGTGCTGCTCGGGCTCATCGAGCGGGCCGCCCTCGCCCGGTCGATGGACCAGCTGCTCAGCTCCGCCTGCGAGCAGCTCGCCGCGCTGGGCGAGGTGCACCGCGCCTGCGTGTTCCTGCTGGAGGACGGCGTCCTGGTGCCGCGGATGGCCAGCTACGCCGACGGCCGGCGCGGCCCGGACGACTGGACGCCGCTCTGCCAGGCGCCCGAGCCGCTGCGGCTGGCCGACGAGGTGCTGCGCACCGGTCGCCCGCTGTCCGCCGACCGGGACTCCTCCCTGCTGACCGGCTGGTGGGTCGACGCCTTCGGCATGGCCTCCGCCCTCGCCGTGCCCCTGGGCCGCAGCCCCCAGCTGTCCGGGGTGCTGACCCTGGACAGCCCCTCGATCCAGCCCTTCTCCGAGGACGTCCGCCGGCTCGCCGCGGCCGCCGGCGCCCACCTGGGCGGGGTCATCGAGCAGGCGCGCGCCACCGAGTCCCGCGCCGCCTCGCTCCGCACCGCCCGCGCCGTCCGCCAGCTGCTCGTGGACGGGGCGTCGGTGACCGGGGTGGCCGAGGCGGCCGAGGTGCTCGCCACCGTGCTGCGCGGGCTGGCCGGCACCGAGCGGAGCGCCGCCTTCCTGCTCGACGACGCCGGCCGGCTCGCCGAGGTGCGCCACGTCGGCTGGTCCGCGGAGAACGTCGGGGTGGTCCGCGACCGGCTGGTCGGCCGGGACGTCGCCGACGTCCGGCTGTGGCGGCTGACCGCCCGTGACCGGCGGCCGGTCTTCGTCCCCGACGCGGTCGCCAGCGACCTGCTCGACGCCGACCTCGTGCAGGCACTGGCGCTCAGCTCCTACGTCAGCGTGCCGCTGCTGTCCGGCGACCGGTTGCACGGGATCGTGGTCACCGGCTCCTCCAGCGGGACGGGTGAGTGGTCACCGGCGCTGCGCCAGGCCGTCGAGCAGGTGGTGCTCGAGGGCGCCCTGGTCGTGCAGAACGCCGAGCTGCGGGCCGTGGAGCAGCTGCGCGTCCAGCAGCTGGCGCTCGAGGCGCACAACGACCCGCTCACCGGCCTGGCCAACCGACGGCGCTTCACCGAGGAGCTGGAGCGCACCGTCTACGCGACGCCGGCCCGGTCCTGCGCGGTGCTGATGATCGACCTGGACCGCTTCAAGGAGGTCAACGACAGCTTCGGGCACAGCGTCGGCGACGAGCTGCTGCGCCTCGTCGGCCCCCGGCTCGAGGAGCCCCTGGGACCGGCGGACCTGCTGGCCCGGATGGGGGGCGACGAGTTCGCCGTCCTGCTGCCCGACGCCGACGCGGAGCGGGCCCAGCAGGTGGCCGACCGGCTCGGCGCCGCGCTGCGGGCGGCCTTCGTGCTCGACGGCATGTCGCTGCACGTCGACGCCAGCATCGGCATCGCGGTGTGCCCCGACCACGGCCGGGACCGCTCGCTGCTGCTGGCCCGCGCCGACACCGCGATGTACTCGGCGAAGCGGGCCCGGGACGGCTCCCAGGTGTGGACCCCGGACGGCGCCACGGACCCCCGCGACCGGCTGCAGACCCTCGAGGAGCTCCGCGGCGCACTCGACTCCGACCAGCTCGTGCCGCACTACCAGCCGCAGCTGGACCTGCGCAGCGGCCAGGTCACCGGGGTGGAGGCGCTGGTGCGGTGGGCGCACCCCGAGCGGGGCCTGCTCGCCCCGGACACCTTCCTCGGCCTCGCCGAGCAAGCGGGCCTGATGCGCCGGCTCGCGCTGCGGGTGCTGGAGCGCTCCCTCCGCGACCTGCAGGGCTGGCGCGCCGCCGGCCACGACCTGTCGGTCGCGGTGAACCTGTCGGTGTCCAACCTCGCCGACGTCGCCCTGCCCGACCAGGTCGCCATGCTGCTGGAGGCGACCGGCGTGCCCGCCGCCGCGCTCACCCTGGAGATCACCGAGGACGTGCTGATGGCCGACGCGGCACGCAGCTCCCAGGTGCTCGCCGGGCTCCGGGCCCTCGGCGTCCGGCTCTCCATCGACGACTACGGCACCGGCTACTCGTCCCTGACCTACCTGCGCGCCCTGCCGGTGCACGAGCTGAAGCTGGACCGGAGCTTCGTCGGCCAGCTCACCTCCGACGTCCGGTCCGCGGCCATCGTGCGCAGCACGCTGCAGCTGGGCCGGGACCTGGGGATGACGATCGTGGTGGAGGGCGTCGAGGACGCCGCCGCGCTGGCGGTGCTGCGGGAGTGGCGGTGCGACGTGGCGCAGGGCTACCACGTCGCCCGGCCGATGGCGGCCGAGGACGTCCTGGACTGGCTCGCCGCCCGGCTGCCGACCCCGGCCGCACCCCTGCCCGGCTGA
- the fdxA gene encoding ferredoxin: MTYVITQACVDVLDKACIDECPVDCIYEGDRMLYIHPDECVDCGACEPVCPVEAIYYEDDVPDKWKDFYNANVEFFSDLGSPGGAAKTGKIDKDHPLVAALPPQGEGS; encoded by the coding sequence GTGACCTACGTCATCACCCAGGCCTGTGTCGACGTCCTCGACAAGGCGTGCATCGACGAGTGTCCGGTGGACTGCATCTACGAGGGCGACCGGATGCTCTACATCCACCCCGACGAGTGCGTGGACTGCGGCGCCTGCGAGCCGGTCTGCCCGGTCGAGGCCATCTACTACGAGGACGACGTCCCGGACAAGTGGAAGGACTTCTACAACGCCAACGTGGAGTTCTTCTCCGACCTGGGCAGCCCCGGCGGCGCCGCCAAGACCGGGAAGATCGACAAGGACCACCCGCTGGTGGCCGCCCTCCCGCCGCAGGGCGAGGGAAGCTGA